In the Drosophila takahashii strain IR98-3 E-12201 chromosome 3R, DtakHiC1v2, whole genome shotgun sequence genome, one interval contains:
- the P5CDh2 gene encoding delta-1-pyrroline-5-carboxylate dehydrogenase, mitochondrial yields the protein MMSRVVHGIVSNMRSILPRLEASVKGGLLAVRSTSKSTDLTEHFTLDDKVANEELLQYEEGSKERLELETALLGVLNKVEHVPIVINGQEFQANEELQQVLPYDIQKPIAHYGHAHRVLIQMAIDKSLEAQVQWDKTRLSERIDIWERAADLIAGRYRYNIIAATMLGQGKTLRQAEMDVAELVDFMRINPVFLRELANYEPVNDTLRECRNSMRLRGLSGFVAAISPFNFTGIAGNLAYTPALMGNSVLWKPSDSAILSNYFVFKAMREAGVPKGVVNFVPAEETTFAAAVTQHPKLAGINFTGTSTVLKVLWQLVAQNIHYYENYPRLVGEGGGKNFHFVHPSAEPETAVACTIRAAFEYSGQKCSSCSMLYVPQSLWENHIREPLLRVTGSLVTGQATYCDTFCSAVINRRAYDRIYMWLRYIAQSPSCRVLIGGNCDKRVGYYVDPTVVQVRDLDNIICREELLAPILGVYVYPDAELQKTMAKVVEINHGLIGSVFARDQRFIEEAYEAFRFNVGSLNVNDKSTGSMVGKQPFGAGHMTGTSDKLGSPHSLLRWTSPQVIKESYKPHMNIYYPYMEVSEVRQGVVHMKNEQNEVISEDRSSFEDPDKEDNRLI from the exons ATGATGTCCAGGGTGGTTCATGGCATTGTTTCAAATATGCGGTCAATACTTCCGAGGCTCGAGGCTTCAGTAAAAGGCGG CCTCCTGGCGGTTAGAAGTACTAGCAAGAGCACCGATCTGACGGAGCACTTTACGCTGGACGACAAGGTGGCCAACGAGGAGCTCCTGCAGTATGAAGAGGGCTCAAAGGAGCGTTTGGAACTTGAGACCGCCCTGCTGGGAGTCCTCAATAAAGTGGAACACGTTCCGATCGTTATTAACGGTCAGGAGTTTCAGGCCAACGAGGAACTGCAGCAGGTGCTGCCCTACGATATCCAGAAGCCCATAGCCCACtacggccacgcccaccgcgtTCTCATCCAAATGGCCATCGATAAGAGCCTGGAGGCTCAGGTGCAGTGGGACAAGACGAGACTCAGCGAAAGGATTGATATTTGGGAAAGGGCCGCCGATCTGATAGCCGGAAGATACCGCTACAACATCATTGCGGCCACGATGTTGGGCCAGGGAAAAACGCTGCGCCAGGCTGAGATGGATGTGGCCGAATTGGTGGACTTTATGCGAATTAACCCGGTATTCCTGCGCGAATTGGCCAACTATGAACCTGTCAACGATACCCTACGGGAGTGCAGGAATTCCATGAGGCTGAGAGGACTGTCGG GATTTGTGGCCGCCATCAGTCCGTTCAACTTCACGGGTATCGCCGGCAATCTGGCCTACACGCCCGCCCTGATGGGCAACTCGGTGCTCTGGAAGCCCTCCGATTCGGCCATTCTCTCCAACTATTTCGTCTTCAAGGCCATGAGGGAGGCGGGCGTGCCCAAGGGGGTGGTGAACTTTGTGCCCGCCGAGGAGACGACCTTCGCCGCCGCAGTGACGCAGCATCCGAAGTTGGCTGGGATTAATTTCACTGGCACCTCGACGGTTCTGAAAGTGCTCTGGCAACTGGTGGCCCAGAATATCCATTACTACGAGAACTATCCCCGTTTGGTGGGCGAGGGTGGTGGCAAGAACTTCCACTTCGTTCATCCCTCGGCGGAACCCGAGACGGCGGTGGCCTGCACCATTCGAGCGGCCTTCGAGTACTCCGGCCAGAAGTGCTCCTCCTGCTCGATGCTGTATGTCCCGCAATCGCTGTGGGAGAACCACATTCGGGAGCCCCTCCTGAGGGTCACCGGTTCCCTGGTCACCGGACAAGCCACCTACTGCGACACTTTCTGCTCGGCGGTTATCAATCGACGGGCGTATGATCGCATCTACATGTGGCTAAGATATATCGCCCAGAGTCCCAGTTGTCGGGTCTTGATCGGCGGAAACTGTGACAAGCGAGTCGGTTACTACGTGGATCCCACGGTTGTGCAGGTCAGAGATCTGGATAATATTATATGTCGTGAGGAGCTGTTGGCGCCCATTCTCGGTGTCTACGTTTATCCGGATGCGGAGCTCCAGAAGACCATGGCCAAGGTGGTCGAGATAAATCATGGACTAATAGGATCGGTGTTCGCCAGGGATCAGAGATTCATTGAGGAGGCCTACGAGGCCTTCAGATTCAATGTGGGCAGCCTCAATGTGAATGACAAGTCCACGGGTTCGATGGTGGGAAAGCAGCCTTTCGGAGCGGGTCACATGACAGGTACCAGCGATAAGTTGGGCTCCCCTCACTCCCTGCTGCGTTGGACCTCGCCGCAGGTGATAAAGGAATCCTACAAGCCACATATGAACATCTATTATCCGTATATGGAAGTCAGCGAGGTAAGGCAAGGTGTCGTTCACATGAAGAACGAGCAAAACGAGGTGATTTCCGAGGATAGAAGCTCCTTTGAGGATCCCGATAAAGAGGACAATCGTCTGATATAA
- the LOC108064554 gene encoding lysosomal acid phosphatase, with translation MDCKSRRGTKISVIALGSALCFVMMAYFVFGDSNDEQGLRNLRMISILFRHGAKNPSGFYPLDPHAAHDWQGGMGALTPKGTLQAYNLGKNLRIRYYRLLPSNSLYTQQQVHVLSSAAERCVMSAQSVLAGMMPPLENNNVLPIPWQPVAVNTLSRNDDILLAQKKPCLKYDHILQKLYKSPPAELQKLNEDNMELYKLLTKNTGKNISNVLDVELLYGTLKTEEEAGLVLPDWTENIYPEEIRPLAERSYTLFTETNLMKRIKGGAFLTEILIKMQNKRKRNLNPDRKIFLYSGHDVTLVNVMNSLGILDQTTKLPEYASALAFELHHSKSFSDGDFEVKLVYYYNSEDKFPKELTIPNCDAPCSLTQFEASVKALLLDNYDETCENHPTDCKN, from the exons ATGGACTGCAAATCGCGTCGCGGCACCAAAATTTCGGTGATCGCCCTGGGAAGTGCCCTCTGTTTCGTTATGATGGCATACTTTGTGTTCGGCGACAGCAACGACGAGCAGGGTTTGCGGAATCTACGCATGATATCCATA CTGTTCCGACACGGGGCCAAGAACCCGAGTGGCTTCTATCCGCTGGATCCGCATGCAGCCCACGATTGGCAGGGCGGCATGGGAGCTCTTACACCG AAAGGCACTCTACAGGCTTACAACCTGGGGAAGAATCTGCGCATACGCTACTACCGGCTGCTGCCCTCGAACAGCCTCTACACCCAGCAGCAGGTGCATGTCCTCAGTTCGGCGGCGGAACGCTGTGTG ATGAGCGCCCAGAGCGTCTTGGCGGGCATGATGCCGCCGCTGGAGAACAACAATGTGCTGCCCATTCCGTGGCAGCCGGTGGCCGTGAATACGCTATCGCGAAATGATGATATT TTATTGGCCCAAAAGAAACCATGCTTGAAATACGACCACATCCTGCAAAAGCTCTATAAATCACCGCCTGCTGAACTTCAGAAACTGAACGAGGATAACATGGAGTTGTACAAACTGTTGACAAAGAATACAGGCAAG AACATTTCAAATGTATTGGATGTGGAACTACTTTATGGCACACTTAAAACCGAAGAGGAGGCTGGGCTGGTGTTGCCCGATTGGACTGAGAACATATATCCCGAGGAGATCAGACCACTGGCTGAACGTAGCTATACGCTTTTTACCGAAACCAATCTGATGAAGCGGATTAAGGGTGGAGCCTTTCTTACGGAAATTCTCATCAAAATGCAGAATAAGCGGAAGAGGAACCTGAATCCCGATAGGAAAATATTCCTATATTCAGGACATGATGTGACGTTGGTTAATGTGATGAATTCCTTGGGGATATTGGATCAGACCACTAAGCTTCCTGAATATGCATCGGCACTAGCGTTTGAGCTTCATCACAGCAAGTCTTTCAGTGATGGCGACTTTGAAGTGAAG TTGGTTTACTACTACAACAGCGAAGACAAATTCCCCAAGGAGCTGACCATTCCCAATTGCGATGCACCCTGCTCGCTTACCCAGTTCGAGGCCTCTGTGAAGGCCCTACTCCTGGATAACTATGATGAGACCTGCGAAAATCATCCGACTGACTGCAAAAACTAA
- the LOC138913359 gene encoding uncharacterized protein C15orf61 homolog: MSHFNWTLESGTNYHILRTACYPYMKYHCSRREIQDLWLEDKFFRFLKVINLGLPMLFYGLAAIRLISHTEIVHVSDKVKVPIYFLYAEDKGASF, encoded by the exons ATGTCCCACTTCAACTGGACTTTGGAAAGTGGAACCAACTACCACATTCTGCGCACCGCCTGTTATCCGTATATGAAGTATCACTGTAGCCGAAGGGAAATTCAGGATCTTTGGCTGGAGGACAAGTTCTTTCGCTTCCTGAAGGTGATTAATTTGG GCTTACCTATGCTCTTCTACGGACTGGCTGCCATCCGTCTAATTAGCCACACAGAGATCGTTCATGTCAGCGATAAGGTGAAAGTTCCCATATATTTTCTGTATGCTGAGGACAAAGGTGCCAGCTTTTGA